From the genome of Wolbachia endosymbiont (group B) of Parapoynx stratiotata, one region includes:
- a CDS encoding proton-conducting transporter membrane subunit, with product MDFVLISLSLPLFITENYLLITALIPLLSALAISFTSKWPRVNSSVTVASSMLLFAYTSLCTLYLVYGDHSQFILMDFGNNLHISLKLESSGAIFSLLISFLWVLTSIYAICYMRNNYADSNHSSFLCFFSTSISCAMFIAFSGDLLTTFVFYELLTISTYPLITYNSTNESVIAGRYYFGLLFFSSLVLFFPAIGLLYNEFHTLDFVSGGIFKFDTSLITFIAVCFAMLIYGIGKAALMPMHFWLPKAMIAPTPVSALLHAVAVVKSGVFIIIKVILYTFGVDNMQRFVQQNWFAGGWLPYAAGFTIITASLIALKQKELKKLLAYSTISQLSYIILFASIFSEFSMKIAIFQLVCHAFAKITLFFFAGIIITKTGEKYIDRIHGIGRSMPISMIAFTIGALSMIGVPPAPTFWSKFLIFQAVFNSSNVTLSVFVTLVLIVSTILNALYFLPIIYNAFFSKPSRNYFIKKTPMLLVLPPVITAICTLVIFFSYQIML from the coding sequence ATGGATTTTGTTTTAATATCTCTTTCCTTGCCACTTTTTATTACTGAGAATTATTTGTTAATTACTGCGTTGATCCCACTTTTAAGTGCATTAGCTATTTCTTTTACTAGTAAATGGCCCAGAGTGAACAGTAGCGTTACTGTTGCTTCTTCTATGCTTCTGTTTGCGTATACATCTCTATGCACTTTATATTTGGTGTATGGTGATCATTCTCAATTTATTCTCATGGATTTTGGTAATAATTTGCATATTAGTTTAAAGCTAGAGTCTAGTGGAGCAATATTCAGTTTATTAATATCATTTTTGTGGGTACTAACCAGTATATATGCAATATGTTATATGAGAAATAACTATGCTGATAGCAATCACTCAAGTTTTCTATGCTTTTTTTCAACATCAATCAGTTGTGCAATGTTTATTGCTTTTTCTGGAGATTTGCTCACTACATTTGTCTTTTATGAGCTTCTAACTATTAGTACATACCCTCTGATTACTTACAACTCAACAAATGAATCAGTAATTGCAGGACGCTATTACTTTGGTTTACTATTTTTCTCTTCTTTAGTATTATTTTTTCCTGCAATAGGCCTATTATATAATGAATTCCATACTTTAGATTTTGTAAGTGGTGGAATATTCAAGTTTGATACTTCACTCATCACTTTTATTGCAGTGTGTTTTGCTATGCTGATTTATGGAATAGGAAAAGCTGCATTAATGCCAATGCATTTTTGGTTACCAAAAGCAATGATTGCACCAACTCCTGTGAGTGCACTATTACATGCTGTTGCTGTTGTGAAATCCGGAGTTTTCATCATCATCAAAGTTATATTATACACTTTTGGCGTCGATAATATGCAACGTTTTGTGCAGCAAAATTGGTTTGCTGGAGGGTGGCTTCCGTACGCTGCTGGATTTACTATCATTACTGCATCGTTGATTGCATTAAAGCAAAAGGAATTAAAGAAATTGCTTGCTTACTCTACCATCTCCCAATTGTCGTATATTATATTGTTCGCTTCAATTTTTAGTGAATTCAGCATGAAGATTGCAATCTTTCAATTAGTTTGCCATGCATTTGCAAAAATTACTTTATTTTTTTTTGCAGGTATCATAATAACGAAAACGGGTGAAAAATATATAGATAGAATTCACGGTATAGGACGTAGTATGCCAATTAGCATGATAGCATTCACTATAGGTGCATTGTCCATGATAGGAGTACCTCCTGCTCCGACTTTTTGGAGCAAATTTCTCATCTTTCAAGCTGTTTTCAACTCTAGTAATGTAACACTTTCTGTGTTTGTAACTCTAGTGTTAATTGTTAGTACTATACTCAATGCTCTATACTTTTTACCAATAATTTACAACGCCTTTTTCTCAAAACCTTCTAGAAATTATTTTATTAAAAAGACACCAATGCTTCTAGTTTTACCCCCAGTTATTACTGCTATATGCACTTTAGTTATTTTTTTTAGCTACCAAATAATGTTATAA
- a CDS encoding VirB8/TrbF family protein, producing MEDKLLESVKNKSYFRKAVEWYCHRYLFCVVERSWMALIALLLLVCLFLSLLNIYLLLPVKKDLNFVKYMNHTEDEFSAIHKLSFSKKEDEYISIARYLISKYIETYESSRTVEPKYQENFIKNNSVYKIYQNFQEKVNNEAVSSTRKITNINVTTLSIDRLTKNLVTFAGNATVVFTAEQNKKMKDYAVEVSFTLSNIKATLAGIVPFKFIVNSYKYR from the coding sequence ATGGAAGATAAATTACTTGAATCAGTAAAAAACAAAAGTTACTTCAGGAAAGCAGTTGAATGGTATTGCCACAGATACCTGTTCTGCGTTGTAGAAAGATCTTGGATGGCGTTAATAGCGTTACTTCTCTTAGTATGTTTATTTTTATCACTACTAAACATATACCTATTACTTCCTGTTAAAAAAGATTTAAATTTTGTGAAGTATATGAACCACACAGAAGATGAGTTCTCTGCAATACATAAACTTAGTTTTAGTAAAAAAGAAGATGAGTACATTTCCATAGCAAGGTATTTAATAAGTAAATATATTGAAACATATGAGTCCTCTCGGACTGTTGAGCCAAAGTATCAAGAAAATTTTATAAAAAACAATTCTGTATACAAAATCTACCAAAACTTTCAGGAAAAAGTGAACAATGAAGCTGTTTCATCCACAAGAAAAATTACCAACATAAACGTAACAACATTATCTATTGACCGGTTGACCAAGAACTTAGTTACATTTGCTGGAAACGCTACTGTAGTTTTTACAGCTGAGCAAAATAAGAAGATGAAAGATTATGCTGTGGAGGTCAGCTTCACTTTGTCAAATATAAAAGCAACTCTAGCTGGAATAGTGCCATTTAAATTTATTGTTAATAGCTATAAATATAGATGA